The following coding sequences lie in one Phalacrocorax carbo chromosome 3, bPhaCar2.1, whole genome shotgun sequence genomic window:
- the EPRS1 gene encoding bifunctional glutamate/proline--tRNA ligase isoform X3, whose amino-acid sequence MAALSLAVNAGSPPLGALLTVEHVKNDIEISVEEGKETILRVSEHVSFTDVNSIARYLARAAGSAGLYGSNLLEHTEIDHWLEFSATKLSTASQFLSAVQELNHCLSLRTYLVGNSLSLADLCVWAVLKDNNIWQEQLQQNKAPVHAKRWYGFLEVQRAFQSVGAKWASGTPKVKVATEKKADVGKFVELPGAEMGKVIVRFPPEASGYLHIGHAKAALLNQHYQVNFKGKLIMRFDDTNPEKEKEDFEKVILEDVAMLHIKPDQFTYTSDHFETIMKYAEKLIQEGKAYVDDTPAEQMKAEREQRMESKHRNNCVNKNLQMWEEMKKGTEYGQTCCLRAKIDMNSNNGCMRDPTLYRCKNQPHPRTGNTYKVYPTYDFACPIVDSIEGVTHALRTTEYHDRDEQFYWIIEALGIRKPYIWEYSRLNLNNTVLSKRKLTWFVNEGLVDGWDDPRFPTVRGVLRRGMTVEGLKQFIAAQGSSRSVVNMEWDKIWSFNKKVIDPVAPRYTALLKDAVVPVNIPEAQEEMKEVAKHPKNADVGLKPVWYGSRVLIEGADAETLTEGEVVTFINWGNIIITKLNRNSSGKIASIDAKLNLENKDFKKTTKITWLAETPRAPLIPTVCVNYEHLITKPVLGKDEDFKQYINRNSKQEELMLGDPCLKDLKKGDIIQLQRRGFFICDQPYEPVSPYSCKDAPCILIYIPDGHTKEMPTSGSKEKTKAETAKKEAGSAVKGKSPPLVGDNSTPTCTVSESHLVIYNRVSAQGDIVRDLKAKKASKEDIDKAVKQLLALKAEYKEKTGQEYKPGNPPVSVTEHSSKLETSSTLDSKALYDKVAEQGEAVRKLKAEKAPKDEIDEAVKLLLALKADYKEKTGQDYRPGHPPVAEAALPQTSNTVLSGPDTPEAKALFSKVALQGDEVRKLKSEKAEKEKIDAAVKELLQLKAQYKSVAGVDYKPISVSGTDDKDKKKKEKDNKSEKQSKQQKQNDGPKKEPLQGQSGNELSSSGSGEGQGPKKQTRLGLEAKKEENLADWFSQVITKSEMIEYYDVSGCYVLRPWAYAIWEAIKNFFDAEIKKLGVENCYFPMFVSQAALEKEKTHIADFAPEVAWVTRSGKTDLAEPIAVRPTSETVMYPAYAKWVQSHRDLPIKLNQWCNVVRWEFKHPQPFLRTREFLWQEGHTAFATYEEAAEEVMQILDLYAQVYEDLLAIPVVKGRKTEKEKFAGGDYTTTVEAFISASGRAIQGATSHHLGQNFSKMFEIVFEDPKKPGEKQFAYQNSWGITTRTIGVMTMIHGDNMGLVLPPRVACVQVVIIPCGITNSLSEEDKEALLKKCNEYRNRLLSVNIRVRADLRDNYSPGWKFNHWELKGVPVRVEVGPRDMKSQQFVAVRRDTGQKLTFSEDEAEDKLKQILEEIHANLYNRASEDLKSHMVVANTMEDFQKELDSGKIVQIPFCGEIECEDWIKKTTARDQDLEPGAPSMGAKSLCIPFQPLCELQRGARCVCGKNPAKFYTLFGRSY is encoded by the exons GCATGTTTCATTTACTGATGTGAACTCAATAGCTCGTTATCTGGCTAGAGCTGCCGGTTCTGCTGGGTTGTATGGTTCAAATCTGTTGGAACACACTGAG ATTGACCACTGGCTGGAGTTTAGTGCTACAAAGTTATCTACTGCCAGCCAGTTTCTTTCAGCAGTCCAAGAGCTCAACCACTGTCTGTCTCTGAGAACGTACTTGGTCGGAAACTCTCTGAGTCTCGCAGACTTGTGTGTCTGGGCTGTACTAAAAG aTAATAACATATGGCAAGAACAATTACAGCAAAACAAGGCTCCTGTCCATGCAAAGCGATGGTATGGCTTTCTTGAGGTACAGCGTGCTTTTCAGTCAGTAGGAGCCAAGTGGGCTTCTGGTACACCAAAGGTTAAAGTG gcaacagaaaagaaagcgGATGTTGGGAAGTTTGTTGAACTTCCTGGTGCAGAGATGGGGAAGGTCATTGTGAGGTTTCCTCCTGAAGCAAGTGG aTATCTGCATATTGGTCATGCCAAAGCTGCCTTGCTAAATCAGCACTACCAAGTTaactttaaaggaaaacttaTTATGAGATTTGATGACACAAatccagaaaaagagaaagaagactTTGAAAAG GTTATTCTTGAAGATGTTGCAATGCTACACATCAAACCGGATCAATTTACATATACCTCAGATCACTTTGAAACAATAATGAAATATGCTGAGAAGCTTATTCAAGAAGGGAAGGCATATGTGGATGATACTCCTGCAgaacaaatgaaagcagagcGTGAGCAAAGAATGGAAtctaaacacagaaataact gTGTTAATAAAAATCTACAAATgtgggaagaaatgaaaaagggaaCAGAATACGGACAAACTTGTTGTCTACGAGCAAAAATAGATATGAATAGTAACAATGGATGCATGAGGGACCCAACTCTTTATCGTTGTAAAAACCAGCCTCACCCACGTACTGGAAATACTTACAA GGTTTACCCCACATATGACTTTGCCTGCCCCATTGTTGACAGCATTGAAGGGGTCACACATGCATTGAGAACAACTGAATACCATGACAGAGATGAACAATTCTATTGGATCATCGAGGCACTGGGCATAAGGAAACCTTATATATGGGAGTATAGCCGGCTAAACCTCAACAACACTGTGCTCTCTAAAAGAAAGCTTACGTGGTTTGTCAACGAGGGGCTTGTGGATGGATG GGATGACCCAAGATTTCCCACTGTGCGTGGCGTCCTAAGAAGAGGCATGACAGTTGAAGGGCTAAAACAGTTTATTGCTGCTCAG ggtTCCTCTCGATCCGTCGTGAATATGGAGTGGGATAAAATTTGGTCCTTTAATAAAAAG gtTATAGACCCAGTAGCACCTCGGTACACTGCTCTGCTGAAAGATGCAGTGGTCCCAGTAAATATTCCTGAAGCTCAAGAAGAGATGAAAGAAGTGGCTAAACATCCAAAG AATGCTGATGTTGGGTTGAAACCTGTGTGGTACGGCTCCAGAGTCCTGATTGAGGGTGCAGATGCAGAGACCCTGACAGAGGGAGAGGTGGTTACGTTCATAAATTGGGGCAATATTATCATCACTAAGTTAAACAG AAATTCAAGTGGAAAAATTGCATCCATCGATGCCAAGTTGAACTTAGAGAATAAGGACTTCAAAAAAACGACTAAGATCACTTGGTTAGCAGAAACTCCACGTGCACCACTCATCCCAACTGTCTGTGTGAATTATGAGCATCTGATCACTAAGCCAGTTCTAGGTAAAGATGAAGATTTCAAGCAATATATCAACCGAAATAGCAAG CAAGAAGAACTGATGTTAGGTGATCCTTGCCTTAAGGACTTAAAAAAAGGGGACATCATACAACTTCAGAGGAGAGGATTCTTTATTTGTGATCAACCCTATGAGCCAGTGAG TCCTTACAGCTGTAAAGATGCCCCGTGCATTTTGATTTACATCCCTGATGGACACACTAAGGAAATGCCAACATCTGGGTCAAAAGAAAAGACCAAAGCTGAAACTGCAAAGAAAGAG gctggtTCAGCTGTAAAAGGAAAATCTCCTCCACTTGTTGGTGATAACTCTACTCCAACCTGTACTGTATCTGAAAGTCACCTGGTCATTTACAACAGAGTGTCTGCACAGGGTGATATAGTTCGTGACTTGAAAGCTAAGAAGGCATCAAAGGAAGATATTGATAAAGCTGTGAAACAGTTGCTGGCCTTGAAAGCAGAATACAAAGAGAAGACAGGCCAGGAGTATAAGCCTGGAAATCCACCAGTATCTGTAACTGAACACTCTTCAAAGCTTGAGACCTCTAGTACCCTGGACAGTAAAGCTCTGTATGATAAAGTAGCAGAGCAAGGAGAAGCGGTCCGAAAACTGAAAGCTGAGAAAGCACCTAAG GATGAAATAGATGAAGCTGTAAAACTCCTTCTTGCTCTAAAAGCTGACTACAAGGAAAAGACTGGGCAGGACTACAGGCCAGGACATCCACCAGTAGCAGAAGCTGCTTTGCCCCAAACGTCAAACACAGTACTCAGTGGTCCAGACACACCCGAAGCTAAAGCCTTGTTTAGCAAAGTAGCTCTCCAAGGAGATGAAGTTAGGAAATTGAagtcagaaaaagcagaaaag gAAAAGATAGATGCTGCTGTGAAGGAACTTCTTCAGTTGAAGGCCCAGTATAAGTCTGTTGCAGGAGTTGACTATAAACCAATTTCTGTTAGTGGCACTGAtgacaaagacaaaaagaagaaagagaaagataacaagtctgaaaagcagagtaagcaacagaagcaaaatgatGGCCCAAAAAAAGAACCTTTGCAAGGACAGAGTGGTAATGAACTCTCCTCAAGTGGATCAGGAGAGGGTCAAGGCCCTAAGAAACAAACCAG GCTGGGTCTAGAagctaaaaaggaagaaaatcttgCAGATTGGTTCTCTCAG GTGATCACAAAATCAGAAATGATTGAATACTATGATGTGAGTGGCTGTTACGTTCTTCGTCCTTGGGCTTATGCTATTTGGGAAGCTATCAAGAACTTCTTCGATGCAGAGATCAAGAAACTTGGAGTGGAAAACTGTTACTTCCCCATGTTTGTGTCCCAGGCTGCCCTAGAGAAAGAGAAGACTCATATTGCTGACTTTGCTCCTGAG gTTGCTTGGGTCACAAGATCCGGAAAAACAGATCTGGCTGAACCAATTGCTGTACGTCCCACAAGTGAAACAG tcaTGTATCCTGCCTATGCAAAGTGGGTGCAGTCACACAGGGATCTGCCTATCAAGCTTAATCAGTGGTGCAATGTTGTG CGTTGGGAGTTCAAACATCCCCAACCTTTCCTTCGCACTCGTGAGTTCCTTTGGCAAGAGGGTCACACCGCATTTGCAACAtatgaagaagcagcagaggag GTGATGCAGATACTTGATCTGTATGCTCAAGTGTACGAAGATCTCCTAGCAATACCTGttgtgaaaggaaggaagacagagaaggagaaattCGCTGGGGGTGATTATACAACCACTGTAGAGGCATTTATATCTGCTAGTGGAAGAGCTATCCAG GGAGCAACATCACATCATCTAGGGCAGAATTTCTCAAAGATGTTTGAAATTGTATTTGAAGATCCCAAGAAACCAGGAGAAAAACAGTTTGCTTATCAGAATTCCTGGGGCATTACAACTCGAACTATTGGTGTAATGACAATGATTCACGGAGATAACATGGGACTGGTGCTTCCGCCTCGAGTAGCCTGTGTTCAG GTTGTAATTATACCTTGTGGTATTACAAATTCCCTTTCTGAAGAGGACAAAGAGGCTTTACTGAAGAAATGTAATGAATATCGTAATAGACTGCTTAGTGTTAATATCCGTGTGCGGGCTGATTTAAGAGACAACTATTCACCCGGCTGGAAGTTCAACCACTGGGAGCTTAAG GGTGTTCCAGTCAGGGTTGAAGTGGGACCACGAGACATGAAGAGCCAACAGTTTGTAGCTGTTAGAAGAGACACAGGACAGAAGCTGACCTTTTCTGAAGATGAGGCAGAAGATAAACTGAAGCAGATTTTGGAGGAGATCCATGCTAACCTTTACAACAG
- the EPRS1 gene encoding bifunctional glutamate/proline--tRNA ligase isoform X2 — MAALSLAVNAGSPPLGALLTVEHVKNDIEISVEEGKETILRVSEHVSFTDVNSIARYLARAAGSAGLYGSNLLEHTEIDHWLEFSATKLSTASQFLSAVQELNHCLSLRTYLVGNSLSLADLCVWAVLKDNNIWQEQLQQNKAPVHAKRWYGFLEVQRAFQSVGAKWASGTPKVKVATEKKADVGKFVELPGAEMGKVIVRFPPEASGYLHIGHAKAALLNQHYQVNFKGKLIMRFDDTNPEKEKEDFEKVILEDVAMLHIKPDQFTYTSDHFETIMKYAEKLIQEGKAYVDDTPAEQMKAEREQRMESKHRNNCVNKNLQMWEEMKKGTEYGQTCCLRAKIDMNSNNGCMRDPTLYRCKNQPHPRTGNTYKVYPTYDFACPIVDSIEGVTHALRTTEYHDRDEQFYWIIEALGIRKPYIWEYSRLNLNNTVLSKRKLTWFVNEGLVDGWDDPRFPTVRGVLRRGMTVEGLKQFIAAQGSSRSVVNMEWDKIWSFNKKVIDPVAPRYTALLKDAVVPVNIPEAQEEMKEVAKHPKNADVGLKPVWYGSRVLIEGADAETLTEGEVVTFINWGNIIITKLNRNSSGKIASIDAKLNLENKDFKKTTKITWLAETPRAPLIPTVCVNYEHLITKPVLGKDEDFKQYINRNSKQEELMLGDPCLKDLKKGDIIQLQRRGFFICDQPYEPVSPYSCKDAPCILIYIPDGHTKEMPTSGSKEKTKAETAKKEAGSAVKGKSPPLVGDNSTPTCTVSESHLVIYNRVSAQGDIVRDLKAKKASKEDIDKAVKQLLALKAEYKEKTGQEYKPGNPPVSVTEHSSKLETSSTLDSKALYDKVAEQGEAVRKLKAEKAPKEQIDEAVKILLNLKAEYKQKTGQEYKPGNPPSAPPCIPSTTLPSSVCCSNSAPCSLVDGKALYDNVAEQGEVVRRLKAEKASKDEIDEAVKLLLALKADYKEKTGQDYRPGHPPVAEAALPQTSNTVLSGPDTPEAKALFSKVALQGDEVRKLKSEKAEKEKIDAAVKELLQLKAQYKSVAGVDYKPISVSGTDDKDKKKKEKDNKSEKQSKQQKQNDGPKKEPLQGQSGNELSSSGSGEGQGPKKQTRLGLEAKKEENLADWFSQVITKSEMIEYYDVSGCYVLRPWAYAIWEAIKNFFDAEIKKLGVENCYFPMFVSQAALEKEKTHIADFAPEVAWVTRSGKTDLAEPIAVRPTSETVMYPAYAKWVQSHRDLPIKLNQWCNVVRWEFKHPQPFLRTREFLWQEGHTAFATYEEAAEEVMQILDLYAQVYEDLLAIPVVKGRKTEKEKFAGGDYTTTVEAFISASGRAIQGATSHHLGQNFSKMFEIVFEDPKKPGEKQFAYQNSWGITTRTIGVMTMIHGDNMGLVLPPRVACVQVVIIPCGITNSLSEEDKEALLKKCNEYRNRLLSVNIRVRADLRDNYSPGWKFNHWELKGVPVRVEVGPRDMKSQQFVAVRRDTGQKLTFSEDEAEDKLKQILEEIHANLYNRASEDLKSHMVVANTMEDFQKELDSGKIVQIPFCGEIECEDWIKKTTARDQDLEPGAPSMGAKSLCIPFQPLCELQRGARCVCGKNPAKFYTLFGRSY, encoded by the exons GCATGTTTCATTTACTGATGTGAACTCAATAGCTCGTTATCTGGCTAGAGCTGCCGGTTCTGCTGGGTTGTATGGTTCAAATCTGTTGGAACACACTGAG ATTGACCACTGGCTGGAGTTTAGTGCTACAAAGTTATCTACTGCCAGCCAGTTTCTTTCAGCAGTCCAAGAGCTCAACCACTGTCTGTCTCTGAGAACGTACTTGGTCGGAAACTCTCTGAGTCTCGCAGACTTGTGTGTCTGGGCTGTACTAAAAG aTAATAACATATGGCAAGAACAATTACAGCAAAACAAGGCTCCTGTCCATGCAAAGCGATGGTATGGCTTTCTTGAGGTACAGCGTGCTTTTCAGTCAGTAGGAGCCAAGTGGGCTTCTGGTACACCAAAGGTTAAAGTG gcaacagaaaagaaagcgGATGTTGGGAAGTTTGTTGAACTTCCTGGTGCAGAGATGGGGAAGGTCATTGTGAGGTTTCCTCCTGAAGCAAGTGG aTATCTGCATATTGGTCATGCCAAAGCTGCCTTGCTAAATCAGCACTACCAAGTTaactttaaaggaaaacttaTTATGAGATTTGATGACACAAatccagaaaaagagaaagaagactTTGAAAAG GTTATTCTTGAAGATGTTGCAATGCTACACATCAAACCGGATCAATTTACATATACCTCAGATCACTTTGAAACAATAATGAAATATGCTGAGAAGCTTATTCAAGAAGGGAAGGCATATGTGGATGATACTCCTGCAgaacaaatgaaagcagagcGTGAGCAAAGAATGGAAtctaaacacagaaataact gTGTTAATAAAAATCTACAAATgtgggaagaaatgaaaaagggaaCAGAATACGGACAAACTTGTTGTCTACGAGCAAAAATAGATATGAATAGTAACAATGGATGCATGAGGGACCCAACTCTTTATCGTTGTAAAAACCAGCCTCACCCACGTACTGGAAATACTTACAA GGTTTACCCCACATATGACTTTGCCTGCCCCATTGTTGACAGCATTGAAGGGGTCACACATGCATTGAGAACAACTGAATACCATGACAGAGATGAACAATTCTATTGGATCATCGAGGCACTGGGCATAAGGAAACCTTATATATGGGAGTATAGCCGGCTAAACCTCAACAACACTGTGCTCTCTAAAAGAAAGCTTACGTGGTTTGTCAACGAGGGGCTTGTGGATGGATG GGATGACCCAAGATTTCCCACTGTGCGTGGCGTCCTAAGAAGAGGCATGACAGTTGAAGGGCTAAAACAGTTTATTGCTGCTCAG ggtTCCTCTCGATCCGTCGTGAATATGGAGTGGGATAAAATTTGGTCCTTTAATAAAAAG gtTATAGACCCAGTAGCACCTCGGTACACTGCTCTGCTGAAAGATGCAGTGGTCCCAGTAAATATTCCTGAAGCTCAAGAAGAGATGAAAGAAGTGGCTAAACATCCAAAG AATGCTGATGTTGGGTTGAAACCTGTGTGGTACGGCTCCAGAGTCCTGATTGAGGGTGCAGATGCAGAGACCCTGACAGAGGGAGAGGTGGTTACGTTCATAAATTGGGGCAATATTATCATCACTAAGTTAAACAG AAATTCAAGTGGAAAAATTGCATCCATCGATGCCAAGTTGAACTTAGAGAATAAGGACTTCAAAAAAACGACTAAGATCACTTGGTTAGCAGAAACTCCACGTGCACCACTCATCCCAACTGTCTGTGTGAATTATGAGCATCTGATCACTAAGCCAGTTCTAGGTAAAGATGAAGATTTCAAGCAATATATCAACCGAAATAGCAAG CAAGAAGAACTGATGTTAGGTGATCCTTGCCTTAAGGACTTAAAAAAAGGGGACATCATACAACTTCAGAGGAGAGGATTCTTTATTTGTGATCAACCCTATGAGCCAGTGAG TCCTTACAGCTGTAAAGATGCCCCGTGCATTTTGATTTACATCCCTGATGGACACACTAAGGAAATGCCAACATCTGGGTCAAAAGAAAAGACCAAAGCTGAAACTGCAAAGAAAGAG gctggtTCAGCTGTAAAAGGAAAATCTCCTCCACTTGTTGGTGATAACTCTACTCCAACCTGTACTGTATCTGAAAGTCACCTGGTCATTTACAACAGAGTGTCTGCACAGGGTGATATAGTTCGTGACTTGAAAGCTAAGAAGGCATCAAAGGAAGATATTGATAAAGCTGTGAAACAGTTGCTGGCCTTGAAAGCAGAATACAAAGAGAAGACAGGCCAGGAGTATAAGCCTGGAAATCCACCAGTATCTGTAACTGAACACTCTTCAAAGCTTGAGACCTCTAGTACCCTGGACAGTAAAGCTCTGTATGATAAAGTAGCAGAGCAAGGAGAAGCGGTCCGAAAACTGAAAGCTGAGAAAGCACCTAAG GAACAAATAGATGAGGCTGTGaaaattcttttaaatctaaaagCAGAATATAAACAAAAGACAGGTCAAGAGTACAAGCCTGGAAATCCACCTTCAGCTCCTCCTTGTATACCTTCTACTACACTTCCATCTTCTGTATGCTGCAGTAACTCGGCGCCCTGTAGCTTAGTGGATGGCAAAGCACTTTATGATAATGTAGCTGAACAAGGGGAAGTGGTACGGAGACTCAAAGCAGAGAAAGCTTCCAAG GATGAAATAGATGAAGCTGTAAAACTCCTTCTTGCTCTAAAAGCTGACTACAAGGAAAAGACTGGGCAGGACTACAGGCCAGGACATCCACCAGTAGCAGAAGCTGCTTTGCCCCAAACGTCAAACACAGTACTCAGTGGTCCAGACACACCCGAAGCTAAAGCCTTGTTTAGCAAAGTAGCTCTCCAAGGAGATGAAGTTAGGAAATTGAagtcagaaaaagcagaaaag gAAAAGATAGATGCTGCTGTGAAGGAACTTCTTCAGTTGAAGGCCCAGTATAAGTCTGTTGCAGGAGTTGACTATAAACCAATTTCTGTTAGTGGCACTGAtgacaaagacaaaaagaagaaagagaaagataacaagtctgaaaagcagagtaagcaacagaagcaaaatgatGGCCCAAAAAAAGAACCTTTGCAAGGACAGAGTGGTAATGAACTCTCCTCAAGTGGATCAGGAGAGGGTCAAGGCCCTAAGAAACAAACCAG GCTGGGTCTAGAagctaaaaaggaagaaaatcttgCAGATTGGTTCTCTCAG GTGATCACAAAATCAGAAATGATTGAATACTATGATGTGAGTGGCTGTTACGTTCTTCGTCCTTGGGCTTATGCTATTTGGGAAGCTATCAAGAACTTCTTCGATGCAGAGATCAAGAAACTTGGAGTGGAAAACTGTTACTTCCCCATGTTTGTGTCCCAGGCTGCCCTAGAGAAAGAGAAGACTCATATTGCTGACTTTGCTCCTGAG gTTGCTTGGGTCACAAGATCCGGAAAAACAGATCTGGCTGAACCAATTGCTGTACGTCCCACAAGTGAAACAG tcaTGTATCCTGCCTATGCAAAGTGGGTGCAGTCACACAGGGATCTGCCTATCAAGCTTAATCAGTGGTGCAATGTTGTG CGTTGGGAGTTCAAACATCCCCAACCTTTCCTTCGCACTCGTGAGTTCCTTTGGCAAGAGGGTCACACCGCATTTGCAACAtatgaagaagcagcagaggag GTGATGCAGATACTTGATCTGTATGCTCAAGTGTACGAAGATCTCCTAGCAATACCTGttgtgaaaggaaggaagacagagaaggagaaattCGCTGGGGGTGATTATACAACCACTGTAGAGGCATTTATATCTGCTAGTGGAAGAGCTATCCAG GGAGCAACATCACATCATCTAGGGCAGAATTTCTCAAAGATGTTTGAAATTGTATTTGAAGATCCCAAGAAACCAGGAGAAAAACAGTTTGCTTATCAGAATTCCTGGGGCATTACAACTCGAACTATTGGTGTAATGACAATGATTCACGGAGATAACATGGGACTGGTGCTTCCGCCTCGAGTAGCCTGTGTTCAG GTTGTAATTATACCTTGTGGTATTACAAATTCCCTTTCTGAAGAGGACAAAGAGGCTTTACTGAAGAAATGTAATGAATATCGTAATAGACTGCTTAGTGTTAATATCCGTGTGCGGGCTGATTTAAGAGACAACTATTCACCCGGCTGGAAGTTCAACCACTGGGAGCTTAAG GGTGTTCCAGTCAGGGTTGAAGTGGGACCACGAGACATGAAGAGCCAACAGTTTGTAGCTGTTAGAAGAGACACAGGACAGAAGCTGACCTTTTCTGAAGATGAGGCAGAAGATAAACTGAAGCAGATTTTGGAGGAGATCCATGCTAACCTTTACAACAG